A single genomic interval of Tursiops truncatus isolate mTurTru1 chromosome 16, mTurTru1.mat.Y, whole genome shotgun sequence harbors:
- the LOC117308529 gene encoding syncytin-1-like produces MSDGGGPQDAVRQIETRRQIEEAYRHLYPQLSYHPLILPKVDPSELDSQTMSILEATFALLNTTNPNLAQDCWLCLPQGPPRPIAIPTFANLNISERCNPTSLPEPFPIQFSKFSTTFNTSCFVKNDSLSNASIDLGILSSTGCSQYIPVNSSLCSPNTTVFVCGSNLAYTYLPPNWTGVCTLATLLPNVDLISGDTPLPIPSFDLWAGRTKRAITVLPLLVGLGITGAVATGSTGLGVSLHSYSQLSRQLIEDVETLSGTIQDLQDQLDSLAEVVLQNRRGLDLLTAEQGGICLALKEKCCFYANKSGIVRNKIHQLQEDLARRRQELADNPLWSGFHGMLPFLLPILGPLLCLLLLLTIGPCILSKVMNFVRERINTVQLMILRTQYQPCEASEIEETEP; encoded by the coding sequence ATGTCAGACGGTGGGGGGCCCCAGGACGCAGTGCGCCAGATAGAAACCCGAAGACAAATAGAAGAGGCCTATCGGCATCTGTACCCACAGCTCAGCTACCACCCCCTAATTCTCCCTAAGGTCGATCCCTCTGAATTGGACTCCCAGACCATGTCCATACTAGAAGCTACTTTTGCGCTTTTGAATACCACCAACCCCAACTTAGCACAGGATTGCTGGCTCTGCCTTCCTCAAGGACCGCCCCGCCCTATAGCCATCCCCACCTTCGCCAATTTAAATATCAGCGAACGATGTAACCCTACTTCACTCCCCGAGCCGTTCCccatacaattttcaaaattttcaaccaCCTTTAATACCTCATGCTTTGTCAAGAACGATTCCCTCTCTAACGCCAGTATTGACTTGGGAATCCTTTCATCCACTGGATGTAGTCAATATATCCCCGTGAACTCCTCCCTCTGTAGTCCTAATACCACTGTCTTTGTCTGTGGAAGTAACCTAGCATACACCTATTTACCCCCGAATTGGACAGGGGTCTGCACCCTGGCCACCCTTCTCCCCAATGTAGACCTGATCTCGGGAGACACCCCGTTGCCCATTCCCAGCTTTGACCTCTGGGCAGGCAGAACCAAACGAGCCATTACAGTCCTACCCCTCCTGGTAGGATTAGGAATTACAGGAGCTGTGGCCACAGGGAGTACAGGTCTTGGGGTCTCCCTTCACTCCTATAGTCAGCTGTCTAGGCAATTAATAGAAGATGTAGAAACTCTCTCTGGGACCATTCAGGACTTACAGGACCAATTAGATTCGCTGGCCGAGGTGGTCCTACAGAATAGGAGGGGCTTAGACTTACTGACAGCTGAACAGGGTGGGATATGCCTCgccctaaaagaaaaatgttgtttcTATGCAAATAAATCAGGCATTGTAAGAAATAAGATCCACCAGCTCCAGGAAGACCTAGCTCGCCGCCGGCAAGAATTAGCGGATAATCCCCTTTGGTCAGGATTTCATGGGatgctccccttcctcctccccatcctgGGCCCTCTACtatgcctccttctcctcctcactaTAGGCCCCTGTATACTCAGTAAAGTCATGAATTTTGTTCGCGAAAGAATAAATACAGTCCAGCTAATGATATTAAGAACACAATATCAGCCCTGCGAGGCCTCAGAAATTGAAGAAACGGAGCCTTGA
- the LOC117308488 gene encoding protein NYNRIN-like, which yields MAKPLYLATKEQTPFEWTEEAEQSFQQIKTALLSAPALGLPDVSKPFHLFVDESKGIAKAVLTQPLGPWPRPVAYLSKKLDPVAAGWPPCLRMIAATALMVKDADKLTMGQELHVTTPHAIDGVLKQPPDRWMSNARLVHYQGLLLNPLRISYTPPRALNPASLLPDPDLDSPLHDCAEVLAQIHGVREDLRDQPLPDAQVTWFTDGSSFVQQGQRYAGAAVTSETEVIWAETLPPGTSAQKAELIALTQALKMSKGQKATIYTDSRYAFATAHIHGAIYRERGLLTAEGKDIKNKEEILALLAAIWEPKKLAIVHCPGHQKPTNPVTRGNNLADQTARKAAHTPIPLLPLQLPDPGPRELPPQPDYSEDDIRWMSKLPLTQVRDGWWRDAKNNILLPERLGTLVLERIHRSTHLGARRLQDLIRQTGLKIKNVSEKTERLVADCAVCQLHNASTHPPTTGIRERGNQPGAYWEVDFTEVKPGKYGYKYLLVFIDTFSGWTEAFPTKNETARIVAKKLLEEILPRYGFPVMIGSDNGPAFVSKVSQDLASILGANWKLHCAYRPQSSGQVERMNRTLKETLTKLTMETGANWVVLLPYALFRVRNSPYKLGFTPYEIMHGRPPPIIPNLKTNLIQLDPENNLLSSLQALQRIHETIWPKLKELYATGPPPTPHQLRPGDWVLVKRHRQETLEPRWKGPYQIILTTPTAIKVDSIAAWIHHTHVKPVDPFSDLIKSTKADVTWTVDRSKNNPLKLTLRRTLPHDDQGTADSPNDSPNPQPSGHERRIRPSPQ from the coding sequence ATGGCCAAACCGCTATACCTAGCCACCAAAGAGCAGACGCCCTTTGAATGGACAGAAGAGGCTGAGCAGTCATTTCAGCAGATCAAAACTGCCTTGCTGTCCGCACCCGCCCTGGGTCTCCCTGATGTCTCCAAGCCCTTCCACCTCTTTGTAGATGAAAGCAAAGGCATAGCTAAGGCCGTGTTGACCCAGCCCCTCGGTCCTTGGCCCCGGCCTGTTGCTTACCtatcaaaaaaattggacccaGTGGCTGCCGGCTGGCCTCCTTGCCTCCGGATGATCGCCGCCACGGCCCTAATGGTAAAggatgctgacaaactaactaTGGGGCAGGAGTTACATGTCACCACCCCCCACGCCATCGACGGGGTTCTCAAACAGCCTCCCGACCGATGGATGAGCAATGCTCGATTGGTCCACTACCAGGGTCTACTGTTAAATCCCCTCAGAATCAGCTACACTCCGCCGCGGGCATTAAACCCTGCCTCCCTATTACCTGACCCAGATTTGGACTCCCCACTCCATGACTGTGCAGAGGTACTGGCCCAGATCCATGGGGTTCGGGAAGACCTACGTGACCAGCCCCTACCGGATGCACAAGTCACATGGTTCACTGACGGCAGCAGCTTTGTCCAGCAAGGTCAGAGGTATGCGGGGGCAGCAGTAACATCAGAAACTGAGGTGATATGGGCAGAGACTCTCCCCCCAGGGACCTCAGCCCAAaaagctgaattaattgccctgaccCAAGCTCTCAAGATGAGCAAAGGCCAAAAAGCTACCATATACACAGACAGCCGGTATGCTTTCGCTACCGCACATATACATGGGGCAATATACCGAGAGCGGGGACTACTCACAGCAGAGGGCAAAGACATcaagaacaaagaggaaatcctGGCCTTGCTAGCGGCCATATGGGAACCCAAAAAGCTAGCCATTGTACACTGCCCGGGGCATCAAAAACCCACGAATCCAGTCACCCGAGGCAACAATTTGGCAGACCAGACGGCTCGAAAGGCGGCACACACTCCAATACCATTACTTCCCCTGCAACTGCCGGATCCAGGCCCCCGGGAACTACCGCCCCAACCCGACTACTCGGAGGATGACATCAGATGGATGAGCAAGCTTCCTCTAACCCAGGTTAGAGACGGATGGTGGCGGGACGCTAAAAACAATATCCTCCTTCCTGAGAGACTAGGAACCCTGGTCCTTGAACGGATCCACCGTAGCACCCACTTGGGCGCCCGACGGCTACAGGATCTCATCAGGCAGACtggacttaaaattaaaaatgtctccgAGAAGACTGAACGACTGGTTGCTGACTGTGCAGTCTGCCAACTCCATAATGCCAGCACCCACCCGCCAACCACTGGCATCCGGGAGAGAGGAAACCAGCCTGGAGCCTACTGGGAAGTGGACTTCACGGAGGTAAAGCCTGGCAAATATgggtataaatatttactggtgTTTATAGATACCTTTTCAGGTTGGACTGAGGCATTCCCAACCAAGAATGAGACTGCACGAATAGTAGCTAAGAAGCTACTAGAAGAGATCCTGCCCAGGTATGGCTTTCCAGTTATGATAGGGTCCGACAACGGGCCAGCCTTCGTTTCTAAGGTAAGTCAGGATCTGGCTTCCATACTTGGGGCtaattggaaattacattgtgcatACCGCCCCCAGAGTTCAGGACAGGTAGAAAGGATGAATAGAACTCTAAAAGAGACCTTGACTAAATTGACCATGGAGACTGGCGCTAACTGGGTAGTCCTACTCCCCTACGCTCTGTTTAGGGTGCGAAATTCCCCCTATAAGCTAGGATTTACTCCCTATGAAATAATGCATGGTAGGCCTCCTCCTATCATCCCTAATCTAAAGACTAACCTTATCCAATTGGACCCAGAAAATAATCTCCTGTCTTCCCTCCAAGCCTTACAGCGGATACACGAGACAATCTGGCCCAAACTAAAAGAGCTATATGCAACAGGACCCCCACCTACTCCACACCAGCTCCGGCCAGGTGACTGGGTCCTTGTCAAACGCCATCGACAAGAGACCCTAGAACCCAGGTGGAAAGGACCTTACCAGATCATCCTGACAACGCCGACAGCCATTAAGGTGGACAGCATAGCTGCCTGGATCCATCACACGCACGTCAAGCCGGTGGACCCATTTTCTGACCTCATCAAGTCCACTAAAGCTGACGTCACCTGGACTGTTGACCGGAGTAAGAACAATCCCCTCAAACTGACTTTGCGCCGTACCCTCCCCCATGATGACCAAGGTACTGCTGATAGCCCTAATGATAGTCCTAACCCTCAACCCTCGGGCCACGAGAGGAGGATTCGGCCCTCCCCCCAATAA